A window of the Salvelinus sp. IW2-2015 linkage group LG3, ASM291031v2, whole genome shotgun sequence genome harbors these coding sequences:
- the LOC111954507 gene encoding HAUS augmin-like complex subunit 6: MSTLQRTNGKYLWWSLVGLGFQPEVAASSGASKANVKHMILGPNMFDKPNKDAFYIVTHFLLEKLNPARFHDAYRHCWPVLDHKADAEFRKVTCAWLRDLMDEQGSTVPKVVASLFLSPGGPKFVNLMLHLANHVMLHEMKTFSTDGTWVPEAAAAPASSVEMALKRFQLIKTRFLRGAVEQDRMLQEYQRQAQSRVKSLRDWRAEDAKYDDLHKRHKKVEQEGTPQADKIQKVRSLWSSMDGVLSTLEEARRVVERVIRGDVDQYTLDGTDLALKIPRVLLERIEQLSHLSSVGGVYEAGQLNILRMLELLHQALVLLGEERTRVAGHTPIAQLHPLHLQERNLQMARAIEDLRVMRKRISKEEIPEVKSLIRKLEAEWDRKWADCLKRTPLTSFLNEDPALDFLFPMAPLSFEPATDASFKSSIFSQYSAKLPKFPEEKPVATDSVPMETVTTVDYTLKSLCPPAVEMIASLXSVDIFPLTPLPALCESPLAVPAKAPSPSHLPASVRKTPRVFAVKKKAQILDSEFDNLANRFAEAVTTGPGNISLRGLEQGDLLHTLGEDPFSTRKQIPRTPESLILDVKSSWRRAVEEGEAQKACLSATFDCDNILGCFMPLSEVHEASLGHDFTALNTSLDPTNVCSTAAPQQASLMSTLSWDSSNMEALNSLSNSDVVQFSINQEVFPEQFSIDQETLPELPGNDSSLLTSINSRDISNTEEEELLLPHIPYLLTTETEPALLDARRRLDNIQQAFGEASFMDHRQGAPEPSPSQHDKRSLDTSDWLMAATLETAATVEVTDKVFSLDLDTLESPSPPRTGQYNLPQLFTFSPIDDL, from the exons ATGTCGACTCTTCAGAGAACGAACGGCAAATATCTGTGGTGGTCTCTTGTGGGTCTTGGATTTCAACCCGAAGTCGCAGCATCATCAGGAGCCAGCAAAGCCAATGTCAAACACATGATTCTTGGACC CAATATGTTTGACAAACCAAACAAGGACGCATTCTACATAGTTACCCATTTCCTGTTAGAAAAACTCAACCCTGCACGCTTCCACGATGCATACAG GCATTGCTGGCCAGTGTTGGACCACAAAGCAGATGCCGAATTCCGTAAGGTGACCTGTGCTTGGCTGCGAGATCTAATG GATGAGCAGGGGAGCACAGTTCCCAAAGTGGTTGCGTCACTATTCCTCTCACCTGGTGGACCCAAGTTCGTCAACCTTATGCTCCATCTAGCCAATCATGTCATGTTGCATGAGATGAAGACATTTTCAACAG ATGGCACGTGGGTCCCAGAGGCAGCGGCAGCCCCTGCCTCTTCTGTGGAAATGGCGCTGAAGCGGTTTCAGCTGATCAAGACCAGATTCCTGAGAGGAGCTGTGGAACAGGACCGGATGCTGCAGGAGTACCAGAGACAGGCCCA ATCAAGAGTGAAGTCTTTGAGAGATTGGAGGGCTGAAGACGCAAAGTATGATGATTTGCACAA GCGTCACAAGAAAGTTGAACAGGAGGGAACCCCTCAAGCTGACAAGATTCAGAAG GTTCGCTCCTTGTGGTCGTCCATGGACGGAGTGCTGTCCACCCTGGAGGAGGCGCGGCGGGTGGTAGAGCGTGTCATCAGGGGAGATGTGGACCAGTACACCCTGGACGGGACGGACCTTGCCCTCAAAATCCCCCGGGTTCTGCTAGAGCGGATAGAGCAGTTATCCCACTTG TCGAGTGTSGGCGGTGTTTACGAGGCAGGCCAGCTGAACATCCTCCGTATGCTGGAGCTGCTCCACCAGGCTCTGGTCCTCCTAGGGGAGGAAAGGACCCGGGTGGCAGGACACACCCCCATCGCCCAGCTCCACCCCTTGCACCTGCAGGAGAGGAACCTACAGATGGCCCGCGCCATTGAGGATCTCCGAGTCATGAG GAAGAGGATTTCAAAGGAAGAAATTCCCGAGGTGAAGAGCCTCATCAGAAAGTTGGAGGCGGAGTGGGACCGGAAGTGGGCGGACTGTTTGAAACGCACGCCRCTGACCTCGTTCCTCAACGAGGATCCT GCCCTGGATTTTCTGTTCCCCATGGCTCCTCTGTCCTTTGAGCCRGCCACCGACGCCAGCTTCAAATCCAGCATCTTCTCTCAGTATTCGGCCAAGCTAccca AATTTCCTGAGGAGAAGCCTGTGGCGACTGACTCTGTTCCAATGGAGACCGTTACCACAGTGGATTATACCCTCAAAAG CCTCTGCCCTCCAGCTGTTGAGATGATTGCATCTCTTYCTAGTGTGGACATTTTCCCACTGACTCCCCTCCCTGCACTTTGTGAATCTCCTCTGGCTGTCCCTGCCAAAGCTCCCTCACCAAGCCACCTGCCG GCCAGTGTAAGGAAGACTCCTCGTGTGTTTGCGGTGAAGAAAAAGGCTCAGATCCTTGACTCTGAGTTTGACAACTTAGCAAATCGG TTTGCGGAGGCTGTGACCACCGGCCCTGGCAACATAAGTTTACGAGGACTTGAGCAGGGAGACCTACTCCATACTCTTGGCGAAGACCCTTTCTCCACCAGGAAGCAGATTCCACGCACCCCAGAGAGTTTGA TTTTGGATGTGAAGAGTTCCTGGCGAAGGgcagtggaggagggggaggctcAAAAGGCCTGCCTGTCTGCTACGTTTGACTGCGATAACATTCTCGGGTGCTTCATGCCCCTCAGCGAGGTACATGAGGCCTCCCTTGGCCACGACTTCACCGCCCTGAACACAAGCCTGGATCCCACCAACGTGTGCAGTACTGCAGCCCCCCAGCAGGCTTCCCTCATGTCCACCCTGTCCTGGGACTCCTCCAACATGGAGGCCCTCAATAGCCTGAGCAACAGTGACGTGGTCCAGTTCAGCATCAACCAAGAGGTGTTCCCCGAGCAGTTCAGTATAGATCAGGAGACACTTCCTGAGCTGCCGGGCAACGACAGCAGCCTCCTGACCTCCATTAACTCCAGGGACATATCCAACACCGAGGAGGAAGAGCTGCTCCTCCCCCACATCCCATATCTCCTCACCACAGAGACTGAGCCAGCCCTGCTGGACGCACGCAGGCGTTTGGACAACATCCAGCAGGCTTTTGGAGAGGCCTCCTTCATGGACCACCGCCAGGGGGCACCAGAGCCCTCTCCCTCACAGCATGACAAGAGGAGCCTGGACACCAGCGACTGGCTGATGGCAGCAACACTGGAGACTGCAGCCACAGTGGAAGTGACAGACAAGGTCTTTTCCCTGGATCTGGACACTCTAGAGAGCCCCTCACCGCCAAGAACAGGGCAGTATAACCTCCCGCAATTGTTCACATTCTCCCCCATAGATGACCTGTAG
- the LOC111954546 gene encoding tripartite motif-containing protein 16-like isoform X1, translating into MAEQGVLLDQGQFCCSICLDLLKEPVTINCGHSYCSNCIEDSWDKDDPTGVYSCPQCRQTFSPRPALMKNSLLAMVVGNMKKTGLQATSPALCFAGPGDVECDFCNGRKQKALKSCLVCLASYCETHLQPHYNVAPLMKHKLVKATTQLQDNICSHHDKLMEIFCRTDQQCICYLCTMDEHKGHDTVSITAEKTEKQKQIGTSQQKVNQRVQEREKELKELQQAVESLSRSAQAAVEESERIFTELIDSIERRRSEMKELIVAQENSAVSQAEALMERLEQEITELKRREIELEKLTHTEDHIHFLEVASLSDHPSVIAKGTRYSGSYQSLASPSVFSDLPTIDVRPLQYFEDVSEAVSNLREKLEGILKREWCRISTRVNLVDVLHPPEPKTRADFLQYSCRLTLDPNTLYRQLFLSERNRKVKLKRKGYSYPSRPDRFTQLCQVLCREGLSGRCYWEVEWSGWKIYAGVSYKDISRSGPADDCQFGHNDKSWSLECCSNGYFFRHNNVKTEVARPQSSRVGVYLDHQAGTLSFYSVSDTMTLLHSVQTRFTQPLYPGFWLHCFKTTAELCELD; encoded by the exons ATGGCTGAGCAGGGAGTTCTCCTGGACCAGGGCCAGTTCTGCTGCTCTATCTGCCTGGATTTACTGAAAGAGCCGGTCACTATCAACTGTGGACACAGTTACTGTAGCAACTGTATTGAGGACTCCTGGGATAAGGATGACCCAACGGGTGTCTACAGCTGTCCCCAGTGTAGACAGACCTTCTCTCCAAGGCCTGCTCTGATGAAGAATAGCCTGCTAGCCATGGTGGTCGGGAACATGAAGAAGACAGGGCTCCAGGCTACTTCTCCTGCTCTGTGCTTTGCTGGACCTGGAGATGTGGAATGTGATTTCTGCAATGGGAGAAAGCAGAAAGCTCTCAAGTCATGTCTGGTGTGTCTAGCCTCTTACTGCGAGACTCATCTCCAGCCTCACTATAATGTAGCTCCATTGATGAAGCACAAGCTGGTCAAAGCCACCACACAATTACAGGACAATATCTGCTCTCATCATGACAAACTGATGGAGATTTTCTGCCGGACCGATCAGCAGTGTATCTGTTATCTGTGTACCATGGATGAACATAAAGGCCATGATACAGTCTCAATCACTGCAGAAAAGACTGAGAAACAG AAGCAGATAGGGACGAGTCAGCAGAAGGTCAACCAGAGAGtccaggagagggagaaagagttgaAGGAACTGCAACAGGCTGTGGAGTCTCTCAGC CGCTCTGCACAGGCAGCAGTGGAAGAAAGTGAGAGGATCTTTACAGAGTTGATTGACTCCATTGAGMGAAGGCGCTCGgagatgaaggagctgatcgtagccCAGGAGAATTCAGCTGTGAGTCAAGCTGAAGCTCTCATGGAGCGTTTGGAGCAGGAGATCActgagctgaagaggagagagattgagcTGGAGAAgctgacacacacagaggatcacaTCCATTTCCTGGAGGTAGCTTCACTGAGTGACCATCCGTCTGTTATTGCAAAAGGAACTCGTTATTCTGGG AGTTATCAGTCTCTCGCCAGTCCCAGTGTATTTTCAGACTTGCCCACCATCGATGTCCGTCCTCTTCAGTACTTTGAGGATGTGAGTGAGGCTGTGTCTAACCTGAGAGAGAAACTGGAGGGCATCTTGAAGAGAGAATGGTGCAGAATCTCCACCAGAG TGAATCTAGTGGATGTTCTACACCCACCCGAGCCCAAGACCAGAGCCGACTTCTTACAAT ATTCATGTCGgctcaccctggacccaaacaCGTTATACAGACAACTCTTTCTGTCTGAGCGGAACAGAAAGGTGAAACTGAAGCGCAAAGGCTACTCCTACCCCAGTCGTCCAGACAGATTCACTCAATTGTGTCAGGTGCTGTGCAGGGAAGGTCTGTctgggcgctgttactgggaggtggagtggagtgggTGGAAGATTTATGCAGGCGTTTCGTATAAAGACATCAGCCGATCTGGGCCTGCGGATGATTGTCAATTTGGACacaatgacaagtcctggagttTAGAGTGCTGTAGTAATGGTTACTTTTTCCGACATAATAATGTAAAGACTGAAGTGGCACGCCCTCAGTCCTCSAGAGTAGGAGTGTACCTGGATCACCAGGCgggcactctgtccttctacagtgTMTCTGACACAATGACCCTCCTCCACAGTGTCCAGACCAGATTCACGCAGCCCCTCTATCCTGGGTTCTGGCTTCATTGCTTTAAGACCACAGCTGAGTTATGTGAGTTAGACTAG
- the LOC111954546 gene encoding tripartite motif-containing protein 16-like isoform X2: MAEQGVLLDQGQFCCSICLDLLKEPVTINCGHSYCSNCIEDSWDKDDPTGVYSCPQCRQTFSPRPALMKNSLLAMVVGNMKKTGLQATSPALCFAGPGDVECDFCNGRKQKALKSCLVCLASYCETHLQPHYNVAPLMKHKLVKATTQLQDNICSHHDKLMEIFCRTDQQCICYLCTMDEHKGHDTVSITAEKTEKQKQIGTSQQKVNQRVQEREKELKELQQAVESLSRSAQAAVEESERIFTELIDSIERRRSEMKELIVAQENSAVSQAEALMERLEQEITELKRREIELEKLTHTEDHIHFLEVASLSDHPSVIAKGTRYSGSLASPSVFSDLPTIDVRPLQYFEDVSEAVSNLREKLEGILKREWCRISTRVNLVDVLHPPEPKTRADFLQYSCRLTLDPNTLYRQLFLSERNRKVKLKRKGYSYPSRPDRFTQLCQVLCREGLSGRCYWEVEWSGWKIYAGVSYKDISRSGPADDCQFGHNDKSWSLECCSNGYFFRHNNVKTEVARPQSSRVGVYLDHQAGTLSFYSVSDTMTLLHSVQTRFTQPLYPGFWLHCFKTTAELCELD; the protein is encoded by the exons ATGGCTGAGCAGGGAGTTCTCCTGGACCAGGGCCAGTTCTGCTGCTCTATCTGCCTGGATTTACTGAAAGAGCCGGTCACTATCAACTGTGGACACAGTTACTGTAGCAACTGTATTGAGGACTCCTGGGATAAGGATGACCCAACGGGTGTCTACAGCTGTCCCCAGTGTAGACAGACCTTCTCTCCAAGGCCTGCTCTGATGAAGAATAGCCTGCTAGCCATGGTGGTCGGGAACATGAAGAAGACAGGGCTCCAGGCTACTTCTCCTGCTCTGTGCTTTGCTGGACCTGGAGATGTGGAATGTGATTTCTGCAATGGGAGAAAGCAGAAAGCTCTCAAGTCATGTCTGGTGTGTCTAGCCTCTTACTGCGAGACTCATCTCCAGCCTCACTATAATGTAGCTCCATTGATGAAGCACAAGCTGGTCAAAGCCACCACACAATTACAGGACAATATCTGCTCTCATCATGACAAACTGATGGAGATTTTCTGCCGGACCGATCAGCAGTGTATCTGTTATCTGTGTACCATGGATGAACATAAAGGCCATGATACAGTCTCAATCACTGCAGAAAAGACTGAGAAACAG AAGCAGATAGGGACGAGTCAGCAGAAGGTCAACCAGAGAGtccaggagagggagaaagagttgaAGGAACTGCAACAGGCTGTGGAGTCTCTCAGC CGCTCTGCACAGGCAGCAGTGGAAGAAAGTGAGAGGATCTTTACAGAGTTGATTGACTCCATTGAGMGAAGGCGCTCGgagatgaaggagctgatcgtagccCAGGAGAATTCAGCTGTGAGTCAAGCTGAAGCTCTCATGGAGCGTTTGGAGCAGGAGATCActgagctgaagaggagagagattgagcTGGAGAAgctgacacacacagaggatcacaTCCATTTCCTGGAGGTAGCTTCACTGAGTGACCATCCGTCTGTTATTGCAAAAGGAACTCGTTATTCTGGG TCTCTCGCCAGTCCCAGTGTATTTTCAGACTTGCCCACCATCGATGTCCGTCCTCTTCAGTACTTTGAGGATGTGAGTGAGGCTGTGTCTAACCTGAGAGAGAAACTGGAGGGCATCTTGAAGAGAGAATGGTGCAGAATCTCCACCAGAG TGAATCTAGTGGATGTTCTACACCCACCCGAGCCCAAGACCAGAGCCGACTTCTTACAAT ATTCATGTCGgctcaccctggacccaaacaCGTTATACAGACAACTCTTTCTGTCTGAGCGGAACAGAAAGGTGAAACTGAAGCGCAAAGGCTACTCCTACCCCAGTCGTCCAGACAGATTCACTCAATTGTGTCAGGTGCTGTGCAGGGAAGGTCTGTctgggcgctgttactgggaggtggagtggagtgggTGGAAGATTTATGCAGGCGTTTCGTATAAAGACATCAGCCGATCTGGGCCTGCGGATGATTGTCAATTTGGACacaatgacaagtcctggagttTAGAGTGCTGTAGTAATGGTTACTTTTTCCGACATAATAATGTAAAGACTGAAGTGGCACGCCCTCAGTCCTCSAGAGTAGGAGTGTACCTGGATCACCAGGCgggcactctgtccttctacagtgTMTCTGACACAATGACCCTCCTCCACAGTGTCCAGACCAGATTCACGCAGCCCCTCTATCCTGGGTTCTGGCTTCATTGCTTTAAGACCACAGCTGAGTTATGTGAGTTAGACTAG
- the LOC111954546 gene encoding tripartite motif-containing protein 16-like isoform X3 produces the protein MAEQGVLLDQGQFCCSICLDLLKEPVTINCGHSYCSNCIEDSWDKDDPTGVYSCPQCRQTFSPRPALMKNSLLAMVVGNMKKTGLQATSPALCFAGPGDVECDFCNGRKQKALKSCLVCLASYCETHLQPHYNVAPLMKHKLVKATTQLQDNICSHHDKLMEIFCRTDQQCICYLCTMDEHKGHDTVSITAEKTEKQKQIGTSQQKVNQRVQEREKELKELQQAVESLSRSAQAAVEESERIFTELIDSIERRRSEMKELIVAQENSAVSQAEALMERLEQEITELKRREIELEKLTHTEDHIHFLESYQSLASPSVFSDLPTIDVRPLQYFEDVSEAVSNLREKLEGILKREWCRISTRVNLVDVLHPPEPKTRADFLQYSCRLTLDPNTLYRQLFLSERNRKVKLKRKGYSYPSRPDRFTQLCQVLCREGLSGRCYWEVEWSGWKIYAGVSYKDISRSGPADDCQFGHNDKSWSLECCSNGYFFRHNNVKTEVARPQSSRVGVYLDHQAGTLSFYSVSDTMTLLHSVQTRFTQPLYPGFWLHCFKTTAELCELD, from the exons ATGGCTGAGCAGGGAGTTCTCCTGGACCAGGGCCAGTTCTGCTGCTCTATCTGCCTGGATTTACTGAAAGAGCCGGTCACTATCAACTGTGGACACAGTTACTGTAGCAACTGTATTGAGGACTCCTGGGATAAGGATGACCCAACGGGTGTCTACAGCTGTCCCCAGTGTAGACAGACCTTCTCTCCAAGGCCTGCTCTGATGAAGAATAGCCTGCTAGCCATGGTGGTCGGGAACATGAAGAAGACAGGGCTCCAGGCTACTTCTCCTGCTCTGTGCTTTGCTGGACCTGGAGATGTGGAATGTGATTTCTGCAATGGGAGAAAGCAGAAAGCTCTCAAGTCATGTCTGGTGTGTCTAGCCTCTTACTGCGAGACTCATCTCCAGCCTCACTATAATGTAGCTCCATTGATGAAGCACAAGCTGGTCAAAGCCACCACACAATTACAGGACAATATCTGCTCTCATCATGACAAACTGATGGAGATTTTCTGCCGGACCGATCAGCAGTGTATCTGTTATCTGTGTACCATGGATGAACATAAAGGCCATGATACAGTCTCAATCACTGCAGAAAAGACTGAGAAACAG AAGCAGATAGGGACGAGTCAGCAGAAGGTCAACCAGAGAGtccaggagagggagaaagagttgaAGGAACTGCAACAGGCTGTGGAGTCTCTCAGC CGCTCTGCACAGGCAGCAGTGGAAGAAAGTGAGAGGATCTTTACAGAGTTGATTGACTCCATTGAGMGAAGGCGCTCGgagatgaaggagctgatcgtagccCAGGAGAATTCAGCTGTGAGTCAAGCTGAAGCTCTCATGGAGCGTTTGGAGCAGGAGATCActgagctgaagaggagagagattgagcTGGAGAAgctgacacacacagaggatcacaTCCATTTCCTGGAG AGTTATCAGTCTCTCGCCAGTCCCAGTGTATTTTCAGACTTGCCCACCATCGATGTCCGTCCTCTTCAGTACTTTGAGGATGTGAGTGAGGCTGTGTCTAACCTGAGAGAGAAACTGGAGGGCATCTTGAAGAGAGAATGGTGCAGAATCTCCACCAGAG TGAATCTAGTGGATGTTCTACACCCACCCGAGCCCAAGACCAGAGCCGACTTCTTACAAT ATTCATGTCGgctcaccctggacccaaacaCGTTATACAGACAACTCTTTCTGTCTGAGCGGAACAGAAAGGTGAAACTGAAGCGCAAAGGCTACTCCTACCCCAGTCGTCCAGACAGATTCACTCAATTGTGTCAGGTGCTGTGCAGGGAAGGTCTGTctgggcgctgttactgggaggtggagtggagtgggTGGAAGATTTATGCAGGCGTTTCGTATAAAGACATCAGCCGATCTGGGCCTGCGGATGATTGTCAATTTGGACacaatgacaagtcctggagttTAGAGTGCTGTAGTAATGGTTACTTTTTCCGACATAATAATGTAAAGACTGAAGTGGCACGCCCTCAGTCCTCSAGAGTAGGAGTGTACCTGGATCACCAGGCgggcactctgtccttctacagtgTMTCTGACACAATGACCCTCCTCCACAGTGTCCAGACCAGATTCACGCAGCCCCTCTATCCTGGGTTCTGGCTTCATTGCTTTAAGACCACAGCTGAGTTATGTGAGTTAGACTAG
- the LOC111954546 gene encoding tripartite motif-containing protein 16-like isoform X4 produces MAEQGVLLDQGQFCCSICLDLLKEPVTINCGHSYCSNCIEDSWDKDDPTGVYSCPQCRQTFSPRPALMKNSLLAMVVGNMKKTGLQATSPALCFAGPGDVECDFCNGRKQKALKSCLVCLASYCETHLQPHYNVAPLMKHKLVKATTQLQDNICSHHDKLMEIFCRTDQQCICYLCTMDEHKGHDTVSITAEKTEKQKQIGTSQQKVNQRVQEREKELKELQQAVESLSRSAQAAVEESERIFTELIDSIERRRSEMKELIVAQENSAVSQAEALMERLEQEITELKRREIELEKLTHTEDHIHFLESLASPSVFSDLPTIDVRPLQYFEDVSEAVSNLREKLEGILKREWCRISTRVNLVDVLHPPEPKTRADFLQYSCRLTLDPNTLYRQLFLSERNRKVKLKRKGYSYPSRPDRFTQLCQVLCREGLSGRCYWEVEWSGWKIYAGVSYKDISRSGPADDCQFGHNDKSWSLECCSNGYFFRHNNVKTEVARPQSSRVGVYLDHQAGTLSFYSVSDTMTLLHSVQTRFTQPLYPGFWLHCFKTTAELCELD; encoded by the exons ATGGCTGAGCAGGGAGTTCTCCTGGACCAGGGCCAGTTCTGCTGCTCTATCTGCCTGGATTTACTGAAAGAGCCGGTCACTATCAACTGTGGACACAGTTACTGTAGCAACTGTATTGAGGACTCCTGGGATAAGGATGACCCAACGGGTGTCTACAGCTGTCCCCAGTGTAGACAGACCTTCTCTCCAAGGCCTGCTCTGATGAAGAATAGCCTGCTAGCCATGGTGGTCGGGAACATGAAGAAGACAGGGCTCCAGGCTACTTCTCCTGCTCTGTGCTTTGCTGGACCTGGAGATGTGGAATGTGATTTCTGCAATGGGAGAAAGCAGAAAGCTCTCAAGTCATGTCTGGTGTGTCTAGCCTCTTACTGCGAGACTCATCTCCAGCCTCACTATAATGTAGCTCCATTGATGAAGCACAAGCTGGTCAAAGCCACCACACAATTACAGGACAATATCTGCTCTCATCATGACAAACTGATGGAGATTTTCTGCCGGACCGATCAGCAGTGTATCTGTTATCTGTGTACCATGGATGAACATAAAGGCCATGATACAGTCTCAATCACTGCAGAAAAGACTGAGAAACAG AAGCAGATAGGGACGAGTCAGCAGAAGGTCAACCAGAGAGtccaggagagggagaaagagttgaAGGAACTGCAACAGGCTGTGGAGTCTCTCAGC CGCTCTGCACAGGCAGCAGTGGAAGAAAGTGAGAGGATCTTTACAGAGTTGATTGACTCCATTGAGMGAAGGCGCTCGgagatgaaggagctgatcgtagccCAGGAGAATTCAGCTGTGAGTCAAGCTGAAGCTCTCATGGAGCGTTTGGAGCAGGAGATCActgagctgaagaggagagagattgagcTGGAGAAgctgacacacacagaggatcacaTCCATTTCCTGGAG TCTCTCGCCAGTCCCAGTGTATTTTCAGACTTGCCCACCATCGATGTCCGTCCTCTTCAGTACTTTGAGGATGTGAGTGAGGCTGTGTCTAACCTGAGAGAGAAACTGGAGGGCATCTTGAAGAGAGAATGGTGCAGAATCTCCACCAGAG TGAATCTAGTGGATGTTCTACACCCACCCGAGCCCAAGACCAGAGCCGACTTCTTACAAT ATTCATGTCGgctcaccctggacccaaacaCGTTATACAGACAACTCTTTCTGTCTGAGCGGAACAGAAAGGTGAAACTGAAGCGCAAAGGCTACTCCTACCCCAGTCGTCCAGACAGATTCACTCAATTGTGTCAGGTGCTGTGCAGGGAAGGTCTGTctgggcgctgttactgggaggtggagtggagtgggTGGAAGATTTATGCAGGCGTTTCGTATAAAGACATCAGCCGATCTGGGCCTGCGGATGATTGTCAATTTGGACacaatgacaagtcctggagttTAGAGTGCTGTAGTAATGGTTACTTTTTCCGACATAATAATGTAAAGACTGAAGTGGCACGCCCTCAGTCCTCSAGAGTAGGAGTGTACCTGGATCACCAGGCgggcactctgtccttctacagtgTMTCTGACACAATGACCCTCCTCCACAGTGTCCAGACCAGATTCACGCAGCCCCTCTATCCTGGGTTCTGGCTTCATTGCTTTAAGACCACAGCTGAGTTATGTGAGTTAGACTAG